Proteins from one Triticum aestivum cultivar Chinese Spring chromosome 7A, IWGSC CS RefSeq v2.1, whole genome shotgun sequence genomic window:
- the LOC123150972 gene encoding uncharacterized protein — translation MGCISSKVLSRSGSLRGKAGQGLQRSSLVEEIILSNSKRNGDQFLALLRTSSSAARTSKVDAAEQIETINVSDLLAGLEEENAPEGAEERGDDRKPDGGKASSPRCAYDGAAGRAVSFRTLEEFDALVSRCGSPVKAEPAPAPAPEPDASVEPPPQSSSTEQDAIATASSGPELGEAPGGAKRRARARQLGELSATPGFDFRKSGSLRDWLLGGGQMFSPGSYVTPKFGSVATAPPESAEHAERAVFDPELVAQLEEAMEELSVDEERVLREVLEVIEAGETQRLERRHAQEPEVLAVIVHD, via the coding sequence ATGGGGTGCATCTCCTCCAAGGTGCTGAGCAGGTCGGGGAGCCTGCGGGGGAAGGCCGGCCAGGGGCTCCAGAGGAGCAGCCTGGTCGAGGAGATCATCCTCTCCAACTCCAAGAGGAACGGCGACCAGTTCCTCGCCCTCCTCCGCACCTCCAGCTCCGCCGCCAGGACGAGCAAGGTCGACGCCGCCGAGCAGATCGAGACGATCAACGTGTCTGACCTTCTCGCCGGGCTGGAGGAGGAGAACGCACCGGAAGGCGCCGAGGAGCGGGGCGATGATCGGAAACCAGACGGCGGCAAAGCTTCGTCGCCTCGGTGCGCATACGATGGCGCCGCCGGAAGGGCGGTCAGCTTCCGCACCCTGGAGGAGTTCGACGCGCTGGTGTCGCGGTGCGGCTCGCCGGTGAAAGCGGAGcctgcaccagcaccagcacctgAGCCAGACGCGTCCGTGGAGCCGCCGCCGCAGAGCAGCTCCACGGAGCAAGACGCGATAGCCACAGCGAGCAGCGGTCCGGAACTAGGGGAGGCGcccggcggcgcgaagaggcgggCGAGGGCGAGGCAGCTCGGAGAGCTGAGCGCGACGCCGGGCTTCGACTTCAGGAAGTCCGGCAGCCTGAGGGACTGGCTGCTCGGCGGCGGGCAGATGTTCTCGCCGGGCTCCTACGTCACGCCCAAGTTCGGCAGCGTGGCGACGGCACCGCCCGAGTCCGCAGAGCACGCGGAGCGCGCGGTGTTTGATCCGGAGCTGGTGGCGCAGCtggaggaggccatggaggagctCTCGGTGGACGAGGAGCGCGTGCTGAGGGAGGTCTTGGAGGTAATCGAAGCCGGAGAAACACAGAGGTTGGAGAGGCGACATGCCCAGGAGCCGGAAGTGTTGGCGGTGATTGTGCATGATTAG